A stretch of the Euzebyales bacterium genome encodes the following:
- a CDS encoding dihydrofolate reductase family protein, whose translation INVDLAEGLRLLAVEHGIRHVLCEGGPALNTALLATGLVDELCITVAPLLTGAYGHGIVSPPAVRAALELRGLCEQDGELYARYGVRVLGDPAPDGDRLADDDG comes from the coding sequence ATCAACGTCGACCTGGCCGAAGGGCTGCGGCTGCTGGCCGTCGAGCACGGCATCCGCCACGTGCTGTGCGAGGGCGGGCCGGCGCTCAACACGGCGCTGCTGGCCACCGGACTGGTCGACGAGCTGTGCATCACCGTCGCGCCACTGCTCACCGGTGCGTATGGTCACGGCATCGTCTCGCCGCCGGCCGTCCGGGCGGCACTGGAGTTGCGCGGCCTGTGCGAGCAGGATGGGGAACTGTACGCGCGCTACGGCGTTCGCGTGCTCGGCGACCCGGCACCCGACGGCGACAGGCTCGCAGATGACGACG